The nucleotide window AGTTAATAGATAGCAATTGACTGTAAAgtaatacctaataatataatattcagtaTGACAGTTATGTAAACATGACGGTCATAGTTATATTAAAACCCATTCCAAGAGCTTAAATTACTGCAATAAGAGCTTATATTAATGCAGCCAATTAACAACCAAATGATGGTTTTTAGAACCTATGTATAATAAGCAATGTGTATTTAGAAAGTGTACAAGTTCACTGAAATTGTAATTGATTGATCCAACTATGTagttcatttaaattattttgataaaaaatatttaattataggaAATTCAtggattttaataatgtttctaTTTTTCAGGCTTACACGGTTTTGGGACAGTTTCTGGTGTTGAAGAAAGACAAGGAATTATTCCAAGAGTGGCTAAAAGATACATGTAATGCCAATTCTAAACAATCAGCAGACTGTTATCAGTGTTTGAAAGATTGGTGTGAtgaatttttgtaataacaaagaaacaatagTAACAATCtcagtaataattaaaataacattcttacatacataagataataatgtaaataatatatctaataaTTACACCTAAGTGATaggtattacctatattttttatgtaatttttcttttattaaaatttgtactaaatactgttttttatttggaaatgtcTAGCCAGCTGCTTCATCCTATTCATGCATCCCATGGAAAGTACTTTAAATGCCCAGATGGAATATAGCctacagccccggatcttcaattttttttaggcggggcaaaaactgaaaaatgccgcccctcctacctacctacttatgttcattttcaccaacgaaagtcacttttttggtaggtaaacgactttaaaaaaagtgtccaaatcattgtaggctcaaactgttggaataatgcaattattgtaaaaatt belongs to Helicoverpa armigera isolate CAAS_96S chromosome 6, ASM3070526v1, whole genome shotgun sequence and includes:
- the LOC110380362 gene encoding barrier-to-autointegration factor; protein product: MSSTSQKHRNFVAEPMGEKPVTELAGVGEVLGKRLEVAGFDKAYTVLGQFLVLKKDKELFQEWLKDTCNANSKQSADCYQCLKDWCDEFL